The window TCGGATCCGACTCAAGTCCTACGACCACCGGCTGCTCGACCAGTCGGTGGTGGAGATCGTCGACACCGCGAAGCGCACCGGCGCCCGCGTCGTCGGGCCGATCCCGCTCCCGGTGCGGATCAACCGCTTCACCGTGCTGCGCTCGCCGCACGTGGACAAGAAGTCCCGGGAGCAGTTCGAGGTGCGCACGCACAAGCGGCTCGTCGACATCATGGAGCCCACCTCGCAGACGGTCGACGCCCTGATGCGCCTGGACCTGGCGGCCGGCGTCGACGTCGAGATCAAGCTCTAGGGGGAGGCGGGTGAGCCGTGGCTAAGGTCGAAAGAAAAACCGTCGGGCTTGTCGGCCGCAAGGTCGGCATGACCCAGATCTTCTCGGAGCGGGGCGAGCTGATCCCCGTGACCGTCCTGCAGGCGGGCCCCTGCACCGTCGTGCAGAAGCGGGTGCGCGCCAAGGACGGCTATGACGCCATCCAGATGGGCTTCGAGCCCGTCACGAAGAAGCGCGGGCCGGGCAAGCCGGCCGCCGGCCACTTCAAGAAGGCCGGGGTCGCGCCGCAGCGCCTGCTGCGCGAGGTGCGGGGCATGGCCCCCGAGGAGTTCGAGCTCGGCCAGCAGCTCAAGGCCGACGTCTTCCAGCTCGGCGAGAAGGTCGACGTGATCGGGACCTCCAAGGGCAAGGGCTTCCAGGGCGGCGTCAGGCGCCACGGCTTCCGCGGCGGCGCCGACACGCACGGCTCGATGTTCCACCGCGCGCCCGGCTCCATCGGCGCGTCGTCCTACCCCTCGCGGGTCTTCCCGGGCCAGCACCTGCCCGGGCACATGGGCGCGGACCGC of the bacterium genome contains:
- the rpsJ gene encoding 30S ribosomal protein S10 is translated as MDTQKIRIRLKSYDHRLLDQSVVEIVDTAKRTGARVVGPIPLPVRINRFTVLRSPHVDKKSREQFEVRTHKRLVDIMEPTSQTVDALMRLDLAAGVDVEIKL
- the rplC gene encoding 50S ribosomal protein L3: MAKVERKTVGLVGRKVGMTQIFSERGELIPVTVLQAGPCTVVQKRVRAKDGYDAIQMGFEPVTKKRGPGKPAAGHFKKAGVAPQRLLREVRGMAPEEFELGQQLKADVFQLGEKVDVIGTSKGKGFQGGVRRHGFRGGADTHGSMFHRAPGSIGASSYPSRVFPGQHLPGHMGADRVTAKNLAVVGVDPDRSLLLVKGAVPGASRGVVLITAKR